A section of the Oncorhynchus nerka isolate Pitt River linkage group LG3, Oner_Uvic_2.0, whole genome shotgun sequence genome encodes:
- the LOC115115935 gene encoding atypical chemokine receptor 3-like, with protein sequence MNSFDLDELFDTWEDLNLTGLLENGTRVEMGGCPTAFDRSALLHSMCILYVFIFVVGLAANSLVLWINIRAQRTTSPRHETHLYIAHLAVADLCVCITLPVWVSSLAQHSHWPFSELACKLTHLLFSVNLFSSIFFLACMSVDRYMSMTRPADSEDGGRRRKLIRHGVCMGVWLLALVASLPDTYFLRALRSSQGEVVLCRPVYPEEHPREWMVGVQLSFILLGFIIPFPVIALAYALLAKALSSSSSSSSAVEQERRVSRRVILAYIVVFLGCWGPYHGVLLADALSLLGLVPLSCGLENALYVALHLTQCLSLLHCCVNPILYNFLNRNYRYDLMKAFIFKYSTRTGLARLIEQTHVSETEYSAVAVENTPQI encoded by the coding sequence ATGAACAGCTTCGATCTGGATGAGCTGTTCGACACGTGGGAGGACCTGAACCTCACAGGCCTCTTGGAGAACGGGACGCGCGTGGAGATGGGTGGCTGTCCCACAGCCTTCGACCGCAGCGCCCTGCTCCACTCCATGTGCATCCTCTATGTCTTCATCTTCGTGGTCGGTTTGGCCGCCAACAGCCTCGTCCTCTGGATCAACATCCGCGCCCAGCGCACCACCTCCCCTCGCCACGAGACCCACCTTTACATCGCCCACCTGGCGGTGGCTGACCTGTGCGTGTGCATCACGTTGCCCGTGTGGGTGAGCTCCCTGGCACAGCACAGCCACTGGCCCTTCAGCGAGTTGGCATGTAAGCTCACCCACCTGCTCTTCTCCGTTAACCTCTTCAGCTCCATCTTCTTCCTGGCCTGCATGAGCGTCGACCGCTACATGAGCATGACACGGCCGGCCGACAGTGAGGATGGGGGCCGGCGCCGGAAGCTGATTCGCCACGGCGTATGTATGGGGGTGTGGCTCCTGGCTCTGGTGGCTTCCCTGCCGGACACATACTTCCTGCGGGCTCTGAGGTCATCACAAGGGGAGGTAGTGCTGTGCAGGCCGGTGTACCCAGAGGAACACCCTAGGGAGTGGATGGTAGGGGTCCAGCTGAGCTTTATCCTGCTTGGCTTCATCATCCCCTTCCCTGTCATCGCTCTGGCCTATGCCCTCCTGGCCAAagcactctcctcctcctcctcttcctcctcggcAGTGGAGCAGGAGCGTCGTGTGAGCCGCAGGGTGATCCTGGCCTACATAGTGGTGTTCCTCGGCTGCTGGGGGCCCTACCACGGGGTGCTCCTGGCCGATGCCCTCTCCCTGCTGGGCCTGGTTCCTCTGAGCTGTGGGCTGGAGAACGCCCTCTACGTGGCGCTGCACCTcacccagtgtctgtccctgctcCACTGCTGCGTCAACCCCATCCTCTACAACTTCCTCAACAGGAACTACCGCTACGACCTGATGAAGGCCTTCATCTTTAAGTACTCCACACGTACAGGCCTGGCCAGGCTCATAGAACAGACCCATGTCTCTGAGACAGAGTACTCTGCCGTCGCTGTGGAGAACACACCACAGATCTGA